Proteins found in one Campylobacter canadensis genomic segment:
- a CDS encoding glucokinase, which produces MKKLLADIGGTNARFALLNEDGELENIKVLQCADYKHIKDAVKAYLNSMPCPKNAAFAMACPITGDYIKFSNNNWEFSQSELKRELGFDNLILLNDFKAQALALYKIDKTKLLKIGGAEVCKDSPKALIGPGTGLGVSVLIPQKHGAKAYATEGGHVSFCPFNEVEQQIFDYAKQKFKKDFHHISAERFLCGSGIELIYEALTKQKRSNKEIVSNVNNCPNCHQTLEIFCQMLGTIASNLALSIGAKGGVYICGGIIPKNLEFFTNSAFRQRFEDKGRMSNYLKQIPTFVVLETYSGIVGAAVALEMEEI; this is translated from the coding sequence ATGAAAAAACTTCTTGCTGATATCGGTGGAACTAATGCTAGATTTGCATTATTAAATGAAGATGGAGAATTAGAAAATATTAAAGTTTTACAATGTGCTGATTATAAGCATATTAAAGACGCAGTAAAGGCATATTTAAATTCAATGCCTTGTCCAAAAAACGCAGCCTTTGCAATGGCTTGTCCTATTACTGGAGATTACATTAAATTCTCAAATAACAATTGGGAATTTTCTCAATCTGAACTAAAAAGAGAATTAGGTTTTGATAATTTAATTTTGTTAAATGATTTTAAAGCTCAAGCCTTAGCGCTTTATAAAATTGACAAAACAAAATTATTAAAAATTGGTGGAGCAGAAGTATGCAAAGATAGCCCAAAGGCTTTAATTGGACCTGGTACCGGACTTGGAGTTAGTGTTTTAATACCGCAAAAACACGGTGCAAAGGCTTACGCTACAGAAGGTGGGCATGTTAGCTTTTGCCCTTTTAATGAAGTTGAGCAGCAAATTTTTGATTATGCTAAGCAAAAATTTAAAAAAGATTTTCATCATATTTCAGCAGAAAGATTTTTATGCGGTTCTGGAATTGAGTTGATTTATGAAGCGCTAACAAAGCAAAAAAGGAGCAACAAAGAAATAGTAAGCAATGTAAATAATTGCCCAAATTGCCATCAAACACTAGAGATATTTTGCCAAATGTTAGGCACAATAGCATCAAATCTTGCTTTAAGCATAGGAGCTAAAGGCGGGGTTTATATTTGCGGTGGAATTATTCCTAAGAATTTAGAATTTTTTACTAATTCAGCATTTAGACAAAGGTTTGAAGATAAAGGAAGAATGAGCAATTATTTAAAACAAATTCCAACCTTTGTTGTACTTGAAACTTATTCAGGAATTGTTGGAGCGGCGGTTGCTTTAGAGATGGAGGAGATATGA
- the pgi gene encoding glucose-6-phosphate isomerase, translating to MKHLKTYKKLLEHYEQSKNLHMRDLFKEDSKRAQRFFLEVGGIKLDYSKNRITNKTMELLITLAREAGLNEKIKEMFSGKKINTTEDRAVLHIALRNRINTPIFVDGKNIMDDVNNVLSKMANFTDEIRSGKWLGYTNQVITDIVNIGIGGSDLGPLMVCEALKKFSHPRIKMHFVSNIDARGIEELFANLNPQSTLFIISSKTFSTQETMTNALAAKEWFLSHAEKKEYIKKHFVAVSTNKEAVKEFGIDESNCFEFWNWVGGRYSLWSAIGLSIMIYLGKENFIQLLEGACLMDSHFISTPFENNMPVILALLGIWYINFYGGGAHIIAPYDEYLRNFPRFIQQLDMESNGKQVDKNGNKIDYESGPVVFGETGINAQHAFFQLLHQGTHTSPIDFIVSLKKPKRYFKSHDILISNLFAQAQAFMRGITKDEVLKELKGKLKEEDLQKVLPHKEFSGNRPSNIILLEELNPRNLGSLISLYEHKIFIQGVIWNINSFDQFGVELGKVLAKDILASLDEMSEEFIQKTDSSTLNLMQIYKKYNS from the coding sequence ATGAAGCACTTAAAAACTTATAAAAAACTATTAGAACATTACGAGCAAAGCAAGAATTTACATATGCGTGATTTGTTTAAAGAAGATAGCAAAAGAGCGCAAAGATTTTTTTTAGAAGTTGGTGGGATTAAACTAGATTATTCTAAAAATAGAATTACTAATAAAACAATGGAATTATTAATAACTTTAGCAAGAGAAGCTGGTTTAAATGAGAAAATAAAAGAAATGTTTAGCGGTAAAAAAATAAACACCACCGAAGATAGAGCAGTTTTACACATCGCTTTAAGAAATAGAATTAACACTCCTATTTTTGTAGATGGCAAAAATATAATGGATGATGTAAATAATGTTTTAAGCAAAATGGCTAATTTTACTGATGAAATTAGAAGTGGAAAATGGCTAGGCTATACAAACCAAGTAATTACTGATATTGTAAATATAGGAATTGGCGGTTCTGATTTAGGCCCATTAATGGTATGTGAAGCTTTGAAAAAATTTTCTCATCCACGCATAAAAATGCACTTTGTATCAAATATTGATGCAAGAGGGATAGAAGAATTATTTGCTAATTTAAATCCACAAAGTACTTTATTTATAATTTCATCAAAAACCTTTAGCACTCAAGAGACAATGACAAACGCTCTTGCTGCAAAAGAATGGTTTTTATCTCACGCAGAAAAAAAAGAATATATCAAAAAGCATTTTGTTGCTGTTTCAACAAATAAAGAAGCGGTAAAAGAATTTGGTATTGATGAGAGCAATTGTTTTGAGTTTTGGAATTGGGTTGGTGGAAGATATAGCTTGTGGTCTGCTATTGGCTTATCTATTATGATTTATTTAGGCAAGGAAAATTTTATTCAGTTGCTAGAAGGTGCGTGTTTGATGGATTCGCATTTTATTAGCACTCCTTTTGAAAATAATATGCCTGTAATTTTAGCACTTTTAGGAATTTGGTATATTAATTTTTACGGTGGTGGAGCTCATATTATTGCGCCTTATGATGAGTATTTAAGAAATTTTCCACGCTTTATTCAACAGCTTGATATGGAAAGCAATGGAAAGCAAGTTGATAAAAATGGAAATAAAATTGATTATGAAAGTGGTCCTGTGGTTTTTGGAGAAACAGGAATTAATGCTCAGCACGCATTTTTTCAACTTTTACATCAAGGCACGCATACAAGCCCAATTGATTTTATAGTAAGCTTAAAAAAACCAAAAAGATATTTTAAAAGCCACGATATTTTAATTAGTAATTTATTTGCACAAGCACAAGCTTTTATGCGTGGAATTACTAAAGATGAGGTTTTAAAAGAATTAAAAGGAAAACTAAAAGAAGAAGACCTACAAAAGGTTTTACCGCATAAAGAATTTAGCGGAAATAGACCTTCAAATATAATTTTATTAGAAGAATTAAATCCTAGAAATCTAGGTAGTTTAATATCTTTATACGAGCATAAAATCTTTATTCAAGGTGTAATTTGGAATATTAATAGTTTTGACCAATTTGGAGTTGAGCTTGGAAAGGTTTTAGCAAAAGATATTTTAGCTTCTTTAGATGAAATGAGTGAAGAATTTATTCAAAAAACCGATAGTTCTACTTTAAACTTGATGCAAATTTATAAAAAATACAATTCTTAA
- a CDS encoding PAS domain-containing protein, giving the protein MEKYLDDEILIVTKTDLKAYITYANKDFLNIVNCKEEEILGKNHNIIRNKDMPKAVFKLLWEKLKKEEEVFAFVKNNTFDNSFYWVYANISPSYDANNKLIGYYSVRRKINENAKDIIISIYKKLLEIEQNSGVIKSYEYLFSLLEKNNICYDEFVIKLQKEEIKDVKF; this is encoded by the coding sequence ATGGAGAAATATTTAGATGATGAGATTTTAATTGTTACAAAAACAGATTTAAAAGCATATATAACTTATGCAAATAAAGATTTTTTAAATATAGTAAATTGCAAAGAAGAAGAAATTTTAGGTAAAAATCATAATATTATTAGAAATAAAGATATGCCAAAGGCGGTTTTTAAACTATTATGGGAAAAATTAAAAAAAGAAGAAGAGGTTTTTGCCTTTGTAAAAAATAATACTTTTGATAATAGTTTTTATTGGGTTTATGCAAATATTAGCCCATCTTATGATGCTAACAATAAATTAATAGGTTATTATTCAGTAAGAAGAAAAATTAATGAAAACGCAAAAGATATAATCATTAGTATTTATAAAAAACTGCTTGAAATAGAACAAAACAGCGGTGTTATTAAATCTTATGAATATTTATTTTCACTACTAGAAAAAAATAATATTTGTTATGATGAATTTGTAATTAAGCTGCAAAAAGAAGAGATTAAAGATGTTAAATTTTAA
- a CDS encoding methyl-accepting chemotaxis protein encodes MLNFKDKNLEQIISVIKNASNGYLESRVVNIDKKNKYKELADCLNDLLDQVEVSQREISSSVKAAFLNKDFRNLDKKGLKGRFYYNANAMSKAVDSISNSLKAQKANEFAVNIQKISQDNAFINSLSQILSQSLSRVDLIKDSSSSMQEDANNTQEQIKILKASSEQLQNYIQESENIIFTLNEKTKQISSILALIKDITEQTELLSLNAAIEAARAGDLGKGFWVVANEVSNLAQSTQEATNTINLNIKNLEESVQTCLKYSKNISNIQQDNLQKTNSFVDVLEKFNTNSNKNFNIATDCKNIQEDFFIKLYLLFFKANVKESLLNNNIQLNEEFKNSLLNKLPSNKINEFNNLIELYEKIKQSLNIEEKTKFLEEFEIKILKLFEHLND; translated from the coding sequence ATGTTAAATTTTAAGGATAAAAATTTAGAGCAAATAATAAGCGTAATAAAAAATGCTTCAAATGGATATTTAGAAAGTAGAGTGGTAAATATAGATAAGAAAAACAAATACAAAGAACTAGCTGATTGCTTAAATGATTTATTAGACCAAGTAGAAGTTTCTCAAAGAGAAATATCAAGCTCTGTAAAAGCAGCTTTTTTAAATAAAGACTTTAGAAACCTTGATAAAAAGGGCTTAAAAGGAAGATTTTATTATAATGCAAATGCTATGTCAAAGGCGGTTGATAGCATTTCAAATAGTTTAAAAGCACAAAAGGCAAATGAATTTGCAGTAAATATTCAAAAAATTAGCCAAGACAATGCCTTTATAAATTCTTTAAGTCAGATTTTATCGCAAAGTTTATCAAGGGTGGATTTAATAAAAGACAGCTCAAGCTCAATGCAAGAAGATGCAAATAATACTCAAGAGCAAATTAAGATTTTAAAAGCAAGTTCAGAGCAATTACAAAATTATATTCAAGAAAGTGAAAATATAATTTTTACTTTAAATGAAAAAACAAAACAAATAAGCTCTATTCTTGCTTTAATAAAAGATATAACAGAGCAAACAGAATTATTAAGCCTAAATGCAGCTATTGAAGCAGCAAGGGCAGGGGATTTAGGTAAAGGTTTTTGGGTGGTTGCAAACGAAGTTAGCAATTTGGCTCAAAGTACTCAAGAAGCAACAAATACAATTAATTTAAATATAAAAAATCTTGAAGAAAGCGTGCAAACTTGTTTAAAATACTCTAAAAATATTAGCAATATTCAACAAGACAATTTACAAAAAACAAATAGCTTTGTAGATGTATTAGAAAAATTTAATACAAATTCAAATAAAAATTTCAACATAGCAACAGATTGTAAAAACATTCAAGAAGATTTTTTTATAAAATTATATTTATTATTTTTCAAAGCAAATGTAAAAGAAAGTTTATTAAATAATAATATTCAATTAAACGAAGAATTTAAAAACTCATTATTAAATAAATTACCTAGCAATAAAATAAACGAATTTAATAATTTAATTGAACTTTACGAAAAAATTAAACAATCTTTAAATATTGAAGAAAAAACAAAATTCCTTGAAGAATTTGAGATAAAAATATTAAAATTATTTGAGCATTTAAATGATTAA
- a CDS encoding L-serine ammonia-lyase has translation MSNLSIFKIGIGPSSSHTVGPFSAGGAFIQNLDIDNVNKIKVTLFGSLSLTGKGHLSDIAVLLGLSGLCVKTISKEEKNEVLNKMNNKKLLLAGKKEIDFVYEEDIIFSKEFKKLHENALSIVAYDKNNKVLKEQTYYSVGGGFIKEEEQMLNENTNSSADNESKAYEFSSATELLWLCNKYNQNIAQIALNYELNFHTEEYVNNYCKEIYLAMKDSYLSGRDSNELILPGPIKLKRRAPALAKKLQALHEKGMNRKDDLDFIDYFSLYAMSVAEENAAGNRVVTAPTNGACAVVPAVLFYIKNHVKDLKDKEIRDFLLVAMAIGSLFKKNASISGAEAGCQAEIGSASSMAAAAFAFSMGAVPIDCCSAAEIAMEHHLGLTCDPVAGLVQIPCIERNVFGAIKAVSAAKMAMDRDSAPSVGLDEVIKTMYETGKDMDTRYKETSLAGLATNYKSLC, from the coding sequence ATGAGTAATTTAAGTATATTTAAAATAGGTATAGGACCATCAAGTTCTCATACTGTTGGTCCTTTTAGTGCGGGTGGGGCTTTTATACAAAATCTTGATATAGATAATGTTAATAAGATAAAAGTAACTTTATTTGGAAGCTTAAGCCTAACTGGTAAAGGGCATTTAAGTGATATAGCAGTGCTTTTAGGACTTAGTGGTCTTTGTGTAAAAACAATTAGCAAGGAAGAAAAAAACGAAGTTTTAAATAAGATGAATAACAAAAAACTTCTTTTAGCAGGAAAAAAAGAAATTGATTTTGTGTATGAAGAAGATATTATTTTTTCAAAAGAATTTAAAAAATTACACGAAAACGCTTTAAGCATAGTTGCTTATGATAAAAATAATAAAGTTTTAAAAGAACAAACTTATTATTCAGTGGGCGGCGGCTTTATAAAAGAAGAAGAGCAAATGCTAAATGAAAATACAAATTCCTCAGCGGATAATGAAAGCAAAGCTTACGAATTTTCAAGCGCTACAGAGCTTTTGTGGCTTTGCAATAAATATAATCAAAACATAGCGCAAATTGCTTTAAATTATGAATTAAACTTTCATACAGAAGAATATGTAAATAATTATTGCAAAGAGATTTATTTAGCTATGAAAGATAGTTATTTAAGTGGTAGAGATTCAAATGAATTAATTTTACCAGGTCCAATTAAGCTAAAAAGACGCGCACCTGCTTTAGCAAAAAAGCTACAAGCATTGCACGAAAAAGGAATGAATAGAAAAGATGATTTAGATTTTATAGATTATTTTAGCCTTTATGCGATGAGCGTTGCTGAAGAAAACGCTGCAGGAAATAGGGTTGTAACCGCTCCAACGAATGGTGCTTGTGCCGTTGTACCTGCGGTTTTATTTTATATTAAAAATCATGTTAAAGATTTAAAAGATAAAGAAATTCGTGATTTTTTACTTGTTGCAATGGCTATTGGCTCATTGTTTAAGAAAAATGCAAGTATAAGTGGGGCTGAAGCAGGGTGCCAAGCAGAAATTGGCTCTGCTTCTTCTATGGCTGCAGCTGCTTTTGCCTTTTCTATGGGTGCAGTGCCGATTGATTGTTGTAGTGCAGCAGAAATCGCAATGGAGCATCACTTAGGGCTTACTTGCGACCCTGTTGCAGGTTTGGTGCAAATTCCTTGCATTGAAAGAAATGTTTTTGGTGCTATTAAGGCAGTAAGTGCTGCAAAGATGGCTATGGATAGAGATAGCGCACCTAGTGTTGGACTTGATGAGGTCATTAAAACAATGTATGAAACAGGTAAAGATATGGACACAAGATACAAAGAAACAAGCCTAGCAGGACTTGCTACAAACTATAAAAGTTTATGCTAA
- the ccsA gene encoding cytochrome c biogenesis protein — protein sequence MRMLISLILLFIVAFLCALATILEAKFNTSFAKEYIYNAWYFHILFLFLACILLSFLYKMRKKLSIFLLHLSLIIIFIGACLTHFFAKEGIIHLKNNESTQEFLSTQTFLTFKINNKSIKNEDFTKSINLENNILDFVELSNEGSYANVLSDDLNDLALLSLKLNIDNKDYSLELRQNECALINDINLCFDAKKDKNYIMFSLENNEFFINSDEELLFKNSYKDEKITKKSKIDYGLYYTKDFSFSIIDALKNAKLGYKLSGGDLKILHLKLNKKDDIYLALNEEFKKDNISILWAQDSFDLGFKMYLKRFKVDYYESSKIAKNYKSELLVLDDDKKFDFELMVNKPLDYKGFRFFQHSFDEDFSGTYISVNKDPGKNITYLGYFLLFISAFLNLFSKEFKQLLKATLLIFLCFNTNLKADDLNSHLKILDEVLVLDLNERILPFYSYSKDLCIKLKSCKNEHSLSVFKLTSDVDFVNNARLIYIEKGFFSKLGINNNYAKFSDFYQDSKYKLSKELKNTLQKGESNFNEFDKKLVKLDERVNIFYLIFTGELFKILPELSEGKLVLKSIFAQDLSLENQKIANKYINSILLAKLSNDYKNANEILLEIKKMQQAYSSLPSDLNIKAQIFLSKINGFDYLLFAYLFLFILAFFSFKSAYFLSLLSFVCFSFLLALRAFIAGYAPFSNTYESLIYIAFVLALIMLIFRNKLIFILASLLCVCILLSVLLNEINPQITNLTPALNSIYLSIHVSVISASYSFFALSCALSFLFLCKENKIFLNQAKLFTHIALLLLLCGNFLGAIWANESWGRYWGWDSKETWTLVSILFYSIVLHLKYTKIYSDFLYALLNFYAFNSILMTYFGVNYFLNGKHSYAGFKSEFIYYKYLILYVILILILSLIFIYKRKKKCKN from the coding sequence ATGAGAATGTTGATAAGTTTGATTTTATTGTTTATTGTTGCATTTTTATGTGCTTTAGCAACTATTTTAGAGGCAAAATTTAACACTTCTTTTGCTAAAGAATATATTTATAATGCTTGGTATTTTCATATTTTATTTTTATTTTTAGCCTGTATTTTGCTTAGTTTTTTGTATAAAATGAGAAAAAAACTAAGTATATTTTTACTGCACTTATCATTAATAATAATTTTTATTGGAGCTTGTTTAACGCATTTTTTTGCAAAAGAAGGTATTATTCATTTAAAAAACAATGAAAGCACTCAAGAATTTTTAAGTACGCAAACCTTTTTAACTTTTAAAATAAATAATAAAAGTATAAAAAACGAAGATTTTACAAAAAGTATTAATTTAGAAAATAATATCTTAGACTTTGTTGAATTAAGCAACGAAGGCTCTTATGCTAATGTTTTGAGTGATGATTTAAATGATTTAGCACTTTTAAGTTTAAAATTAAATATTGATAATAAAGATTACAGCCTTGAATTAAGGCAAAATGAATGTGCATTAATTAATGATATTAATCTTTGCTTTGATGCAAAAAAAGATAAAAATTACATTATGTTTAGCCTTGAAAATAACGAATTTTTTATAAATAGCGATGAAGAGCTTTTGTTTAAAAATTCTTACAAAGATGAAAAAATTACAAAAAAATCAAAGATTGATTACGGACTTTATTACACAAAAGATTTTTCTTTTTCAATTATTGATGCTTTAAAAAATGCAAAATTAGGCTACAAATTAAGCGGTGGAGATTTAAAAATACTGCATTTAAAATTAAATAAAAAAGATGATATTTATTTAGCATTAAATGAAGAATTTAAAAAAGATAATATCTCTATTTTGTGGGCGCAAGACAGCTTTGATTTGGGTTTTAAAATGTATTTAAAAAGATTTAAGGTTGATTATTATGAATCATCAAAAATTGCAAAAAATTATAAAAGTGAGCTTTTAGTGCTTGATGATGATAAAAAATTTGATTTTGAACTTATGGTGAATAAGCCGCTTGATTATAAAGGTTTTAGATTTTTTCAGCACTCGTTTGATGAAGATTTTAGCGGGACTTATATAAGTGTTAATAAAGACCCAGGTAAAAATATAACTTATCTTGGATATTTTTTGCTTTTTATTAGTGCGTTTTTAAATCTTTTTTCAAAGGAATTTAAGCAGCTTTTAAAGGCAACTTTACTTATTTTTTTGTGTTTTAATACTAATTTAAAAGCAGATGATTTAAACTCTCATTTAAAGATTTTAGATGAAGTTTTAGTGCTTGATTTAAATGAAAGAATTTTGCCTTTTTATAGTTATAGTAAAGATTTGTGCATTAAGCTTAAAAGCTGCAAAAATGAACACAGTTTAAGCGTATTTAAGCTAACAAGCGATGTGGATTTTGTAAATAATGCTAGATTAATTTATATAGAAAAAGGCTTTTTTTCTAAGCTAGGAATCAATAATAATTATGCAAAATTTAGCGATTTTTACCAAGATTCAAAATATAAATTATCAAAAGAATTAAAAAATACCTTGCAAAAAGGAGAAAGTAATTTTAATGAATTTGATAAAAAACTTGTAAAGCTTGATGAAAGAGTAAATATATTTTATTTGATTTTCACAGGAGAATTATTTAAAATTCTTCCTGAGCTTAGTGAAGGAAAACTTGTTTTAAAATCTATTTTTGCACAAGATTTAAGCCTTGAAAATCAAAAAATAGCAAACAAATATATTAATTCTATCTTACTTGCAAAATTAAGCAATGATTATAAAAATGCTAATGAAATTTTGCTAGAAATTAAAAAAATGCAGCAAGCTTATTCATCATTGCCAAGCGATTTAAACATAAAAGCACAGATTTTTTTAAGTAAGATAAATGGCTTTGATTATTTACTTTTTGCATATTTATTTTTGTTTATTTTGGCGTTTTTCTCTTTTAAAAGTGCTTATTTTTTATCGTTATTATCCTTTGTTTGTTTTAGCTTTTTACTTGCTTTAAGAGCTTTTATTGCTGGTTATGCGCCATTTTCAAATACTTATGAAAGCTTAATTTATATTGCCTTTGTTTTGGCTTTAATTATGCTTATTTTTAGGAATAAATTAATATTTATCTTAGCTTCTTTGCTTTGTGTTTGTATTTTACTATCAGTGCTTTTAAATGAAATAAATCCGCAAATAACCAATCTAACCCCAGCCTTAAATTCAATTTATTTAAGCATTCATGTAAGTGTAATTAGTGCTAGCTACAGCTTTTTTGCTTTATCTTGTGCCTTATCGTTTTTATTTTTGTGTAAGGAAAATAAAATTTTTTTAAATCAAGCAAAATTATTTACCCACATAGCTTTATTGCTTTTACTTTGTGGAAATTTTTTAGGTGCAATTTGGGCTAATGAAAGCTGGGGAAGATACTGGGGCTGGGATAGTAAAGAAACTTGGACCTTAGTTAGCATTTTATTTTATAGCATAGTTCTTCATTTAAAATATACTAAAATTTATAGCGATTTTTTATATGCATTATTAAATTTTTATGCTTTTAATAGCATTTTAATGACTTATTTTGGTGTAAATTATTTTTTAAATGGAAAACATTCTTATGCTGGTTTTAAAAGTGAGTTTATTTATTATAAATATTTAATCCTTTATGTTATTTTAATATTAATTTTAAGCTTAATATTTATTTATAAAAGGAAGAAAAAATGCAAAAATTAA
- the surE gene encoding 5'/3'-nucleotidase SurE produces the protein MTTILLTNDDGYDAKGINILRKQILKKIKDVRVVIVAPFSNKSACAHSITLNSPLSFVKIKKDIYALKDGTPSDCVNLSFCTIFKDDLPNLVVSGINHGANLAEDITYSGTAAACMESVLCGVNAVAFSQYYEKDEDINYKKAAKLSVIIIKKLLKKNPLKKRRFLNINYPSFNQKFKGFKVCKMGKMRYTYKSKMQTNPRGLKYYWLDSLYDLSKIKSKNDDINAVKNNYASITPIKLDLSAKKEFKKVKKWLKK, from the coding sequence ATGACAACAATTTTATTAACAAATGATGATGGTTATGATGCAAAAGGTATAAATATTTTAAGAAAGCAAATTTTAAAGAAAATAAAAGATGTAAGAGTAGTAATTGTTGCACCTTTTTCAAATAAAAGTGCTTGTGCGCATTCAATTACTTTAAACTCGCCTTTATCTTTTGTGAAAATTAAAAAAGATATTTATGCTTTAAAAGATGGAACTCCAAGTGATTGTGTAAATTTATCTTTTTGTACAATTTTTAAAGATGATTTACCAAACTTAGTTGTAAGCGGTATTAATCACGGAGCAAATCTTGCAGAAGATATAACTTATTCAGGCACGGCTGCTGCTTGTATGGAAAGTGTTTTGTGCGGTGTAAATGCGGTTGCTTTTTCTCAATATTATGAAAAAGATGAAGATATAAATTACAAAAAAGCTGCAAAACTTAGCGTTATTATTATTAAAAAATTACTTAAAAAAAATCCACTTAAAAAAAGAAGATTTTTAAATATAAATTATCCTAGTTTTAATCAAAAGTTCAAGGGTTTTAAAGTATGTAAAATGGGTAAAATGAGATATACTTATAAATCAAAAATGCAAACAAATCCAAGAGGGCTTAAATATTATTGGCTTGATTCATTGTATGATTTAAGCAAGATTAAGAGCAAAAATGATGATATTAATGCAGTAAAAAATAATTACGCAAGCATTACCCCAATTAAACTTGATTTGAGTGCAAAAAAAGAATTTAAAAAAGTAAAAAAATGGCTTAAAAAATAA
- the corA gene encoding magnesium/cobalt transporter CorA, translating to MIFIYAKEGDLIQKIILNKDEEMPKNILWIDFFNFSNEELYFIEKSFNIKLPNDEEKYNIEESARYWEDKDYIRINNVFINKDTQNNTSTTKDSLAFLLHNKILFTLRNKELPTFNTVSNMLLANPKHFNSGFDILNEIFDVRVDKDGDILEWIDAQSRKLRMDILEQKQTPDYDFFLEKISNLQDLNMQVRFSLFEKKKTISSLIKSDKINANIKENLDIILKDLNSFIEFNMSLLGILDNIQSILTNKIDIEQNKIIKLFTIVTVAMMPPTLIGTIYGMNFENMPELKSEYGYFIALIAMVLSTIIPIIFFKKKGWL from the coding sequence ATGATTTTTATTTATGCTAAAGAAGGCGATTTAATACAAAAAATTATTCTAAACAAAGATGAAGAAATGCCAAAAAATATTTTGTGGATAGATTTTTTTAATTTTTCTAATGAGGAACTTTATTTTATTGAAAAAAGTTTTAATATTAAATTACCAAATGATGAAGAAAAATACAATATTGAAGAAAGTGCAAGATATTGGGAAGATAAAGATTATATAAGAATAAACAATGTTTTTATAAACAAAGACACGCAAAATAACACAAGCACAACCAAAGATAGCCTTGCTTTTTTATTACATAATAAAATATTATTTACCTTAAGAAACAAAGAATTACCAACCTTTAACACAGTATCAAATATGCTTTTAGCAAATCCAAAGCATTTTAATAGCGGTTTTGATATTTTAAATGAAATTTTTGATGTTAGAGTGGATAAAGATGGGGATATTTTAGAATGGATTGATGCACAATCAAGAAAGCTTAGAATGGATATTTTAGAACAAAAGCAAACCCCTGATTATGATTTTTTTCTTGAAAAGATTTCAAATTTGCAAGATTTAAATATGCAGGTTAGATTTTCTTTATTTGAAAAGAAAAAGACAATCTCATCACTAATTAAAAGTGATAAAATTAATGCAAATATAAAAGAAAATTTAGATATCATCTTAAAAGATTTAAATTCTTTTATTGAATTTAATATGTCTTTGCTTGGTATTTTAGATAATATTCAAAGCATACTTACAAATAAAATTGACATAGAGCAAAATAAAATCATAAAACTTTTTACAATAGTAACAGTAGCAATGATGCCACCTACATTAATCGGCACAATTTATGGAATGAATTTTGAAAATATGCCCGAGCTAAAAAGCGAATACGGGTATTTTATAGCCTTAATTGCTATGGTTTTATCTACTATTATTCCAATAATATTTTTTAAGAAAAAAGGCTGGTTGTAA
- a CDS encoding EscU/YscU/HrcU family type III secretion system export apparatus switch protein, translating to MSKIKKALALGFNKDKDNAPKLLAKGNDNVAQKIIELAKEHKIPIQEDDELCEVLSKLELGEEIPTNMYKAVAEVFSFIYKTSKKK from the coding sequence ATGAGTAAAATAAAAAAAGCACTAGCCTTAGGTTTTAATAAGGATAAAGATAACGCCCCAAAACTTCTTGCTAAAGGCAATGATAATGTAGCGCAAAAAATTATAGAATTAGCAAAAGAGCATAAAATTCCAATTCAAGAAGATGATGAATTATGCGAAGTTTTAAGCAAATTAGAATTAGGAGAAGAAATTCCTACAAATATGTACAAGGCTGTTGCGGAGGTCTTTTCTTTTATTTATAAAACAAGCAAGAAAAAATAA